One region of Malania oleifera isolate guangnan ecotype guangnan chromosome 6, ASM2987363v1, whole genome shotgun sequence genomic DNA includes:
- the LOC131157020 gene encoding uncharacterized protein LOC131157020 yields MSKPQRPPSGRMNLASCVVATVFLAFVVILILIVYFTLFKPKDPKIAVNAVQLPAFTVTNGTVNFTFSQYVSVRNPNRAVFSHYDSTFQLLYSGSQVGLMFVPAGQIDAGRTQYVAATFSVQSFPLAPPAAAAAIDGGVSGFQVGPTLEFESRMQMAGRVRVLPIFTHHVEAKANCIVVIAVTDGSVLGFHC; encoded by the coding sequence ATGAGCAAGCCTCAGAGACCGCCGTCGGGCCGCATGAACCTCGCGTCCTGCGTAGTAGCCACCGTCTTCTTAGCCTTCGTCGTCATCCTCATTCTCATTGTCTATTTCACCCTCTTCAAGCCCAAAGACCCAAAGATCGCTGTCAACGCTGTACAGCTCCCGGCCTTTACCGTCACCAACGGCACCGTCAATTTCACCTTCTCGCAGTACGTCTCCGTCAGAAACCCCAACCGCGCCGTCTTCTCCCACTACGACAGCACTTTCCAGCTCCTCTACTCCGGCAGCCAGGTCGGCCTCATGTTCGTCCCCGCCGGCCAGATCGACGCCGGCCGCACCCAGTACGTAGCCGCCACCTTCTCCGTCCAGTCCTTCCCCTTGGCCCCTCCCGCGGCCGCCGCGGCCATCGACGGCGGCGTCAGCGGTTTCCAGGTGGGACCCACGCTGGAATTCGAGTCACGGATGCAGATGGCGGGCAGGGTTAGGGTTTTGCCCATCTTCACGCATCATGTGGAAGCCAAAGCTAACTGTATAGTCGTCATTGCCGTCACTGATGGATCTGTGTTAGGGTTTCATTGCTAA